From the Argentina anserina chromosome 3, drPotAnse1.1, whole genome shotgun sequence genome, the window GTACACTCGAGAAAAAAATGCCTCGTATGTATATTGTCAATTTGAATTCTCGGGTTTCAGAAAAGGAGGTTGAGATTGAATTTCGTAACTTCGGAAGTATCAAAATGATATGGGTTGCAAGGAGACCACCAGATTATgcttttattgattttgtcCACATTAGAGATGCAGAGAATGCCATTAGAGAGTTAGACGACAAGAATGATTGGAGAGTTGAGTTCTCGCACGACTCTAGACATGTTGTGGGGCAATTATGCACTAATGGTAATAATTATGTGATCACAAAGCCTCGAGCAAGTGGTAAGATCGGTATGACTTTAAAGgtttctcactttgttggttctgatacttggattattgattctggtgcctctgatcatatgacttatgataaatcttacTACATTACTGAGTTATTTCTCCCCCAGTGtcttatgttactaatgctaatggcgAGGCTTTTTCAGTGTTCGAGAGAGGGTCAGTTCGTATCACTCCTACTTTAGAACTTCATAATGTTCTATTTGTACCTATTTTATCACATCACTTGTTATATGTTCCCCAGTTAAACACTGAGTCTTGATTCTCTATGACcttttttcccatgtatgtgatttttcaggatcttctcactaGGGAGATATGCGGTCGAGGAGATTTGAGGGACAAATTGTTTCacctggatcagacatatgcatgACAAAAACCAGGAGCACAACCACCCACTGCTATGACAGCAAGTTCTAATcagctaagtgaaatttggttgtgGCATCGTCGATTGAGACATTCATATTTccatgttatgaaaaaaaaacatgcctTCTTTGTATATTGGTGTGAATGAGCCATCTTTctgttgtgaaacatgtgttctTGCTAAAAGTCATTGTTCTACCTACTCTCAGAGCTTTTTTAAAAGTCATAttcattttgaattaattaattctgaTGTCTGGGGACCTTCCAAAGAGCCTACGGTCATGAGTATGCGGTATTTATGTgtcttttattgatgattacaCTCGGTTGTCATGGGTCGTTCTTCTTCAGACCagagatgaggtttttcctgcTTTTCAAGCTTTTGACACTCATGTTCAAACACAGTATAAAAGTACCATTAGGATTCTTCGTTCtaataatggggggggggggggcgaaGTATGTCAGTCATATTTTTCAACAATTTTTGAAAGATCATGGGATTATTCACCAAACCACATGTCCACAAACACCGGAGAAAAATAAGGTgtctgaaaggaaaaaccgTCATCTCTTTGATATGACTCGTTTCATTATTTTTAGTgctcatatgcctaaatattCATGGGGTGATGTTTTAGCAGCTTCAACTTATCTTGtcaatcgtcttccatctagtGTCCTTCAGGAAAAAGTTCATTTTCAGgttcttgcatctcatgtgtCCATTCCCTGTTTTCACAATATACATGCCCGTATTTTTGGTTGTGTGACTTTTGTTCATGTCCCTAAAAGCCAAATAAAGTCGAAGTTAGATCCTCGGGCGATcaagtgtgtgtttgtt encodes:
- the LOC126786934 gene encoding uncharacterized protein LOC126786934, producing MPRMYIVNLNSRVSEKEVEIEFRNFGSIKMIWVARRPPDYAFIDFVHIRDAENAIRELDDKNDWRVEFSHDSRHVVGQLCTNGNNYVITKPRASGKIVSYVTNANGEAFSVFERGSVRITPTLELHNVLFDLLTREICGRGDLRDKLFHLDQTYA